One Salmo salar chromosome ssa01, Ssal_v3.1, whole genome shotgun sequence DNA window includes the following coding sequences:
- the LOC106611598 gene encoding ribosome-binding protein 1 isoform X6 has product MELYDPQTLGIMVFGGFMVISALGIVLVSTFSMKETSYEEALAQQRRELGKMAPPSQLTKKDKKKDKASEKKNRGKKKEDKPNGKLPESEPEEVPVAEPEPEPTPAPERVTAPAPAPEPTTHPVPTAVEAPPAPAPKKKKEKKVAKVEPAQATTTPVAPSKPAPVLEAVTKEVPVMAVPPVGSQQTAAKAQEAKAQEAKAQEAKAQEAKAQEAKAQEAKAQEAKAQNPSKKKASSKKKAESAVAVDSGLDSPLYLPYRALASTVSSMVISQGEAQRLIEILSDKAGIKQDTWHMATQKGDPVAVMKKQLEENQKQLATQQEDATATKNRLRELTKELFAEKSKVASVETRLSSQLSSREQEMIALQARMQASYQDHVAQTQKLTAKVISLQEQLESGPTAQLACLQQENSILRDALNQATSQAESKQNAELAKLRQDCARLTKELGERSESLQADEKVKRGLETKVSSVEKQLTLLQASRVESEQVLQRRLEEVSEELRSSQSTLEKAQQDATTLSDIQVHLGRIEADLKERSAQVEALTAQLEQTKLEKGQLEDQVESINVLLEASHNRDVDEDTEMWSWSFLNNTNHLSSSLQDRDSQLASLQQELKQLQEMKQEATAVATAETEWAPKSEEASLVASLQEELKQLKEEMEQLKNSPADVTGETEQLLNSLKERTSQDASTEDVKQLKETSEQAQSSPASDNTAELAALQTRLFISLAERDAMMASLQVELREARDQSRKVQETLAQVQQSQESELSTELPELLEKLKEAEDSHGTLQAECDQYRTVLAETEGMLKCLQKSVEQEELVWKSKIADSEDQLKKALEQVHTLKETAESLKAENQSIEQLKEQLMLLEAQLEKQSETAPTEEEMAPLKQLLSESQSPLESAQTEAQTHKEVLATVRGQLSEAMMCAQSQEAVPETRAQNSQSEPEVQSQLNQTTEEFEQAQKTVAELQAQLDLLKEAGDSPQANTEDVAQLKERLQKERKLIKDLGQAATKLQQLLKYTQEQLAKERNKHRTLQDHSDETKSTVLKEGTSV; this is encoded by the exons ATGGAGCTGTATGACCCTCAGACGCTAGGCATCATGGTATTTGGAGGCTTCATGGTCATCTCAGCCCTCGGCATCGTCCTGGTCTCCACCTTCTCCATGAAG GAGACCTCGTATGAGGAGGCTCTGGCCCAGCAGCGTAGAGAGCTGGGCAAAATGGCACCTCCCAGCCAACTGACCAAGAAGGACAAGAAGAAGGACAAG GCATCTGAGAAGAAGAACCGTGGTAAGAAGAAGGAAGACAAGCCCAATGGGAAGCTGCCAGAATCGGAACCAGAGGAGGTCCCAGTGGCCGAGCCTGAACCTGAACCAACCCCAGCCCCAGAAAGAGTCACTGCTCCTGCCCCTGCCCCTGAACCAACCACTCACCCAGTTCCCACTGCCGTAGAGGCCCCACCTGCCCCTGcaccaaagaagaagaaggagaagaaggtggCCAAGGTAGAGCCAGCTCAGGCAACCACCACACCCGTTGCCCCCTCCAAGCCTGCACCAGTCCTGGAGGCTGTCACCAAGGAGGTCCCCGTGATGGCAGTGCCCCCAGTTGGCTCCCAGCAGACTGCAGCCAAGGCTCAGGAGGCCAAGGCTCAGGAGGCCAAGGCTCAGGAGGCCAAGGCTCAGGAGGCCAAGGCTCAGGAGGCCAAGGCTCAGGAGGCCAAGGCTCAGGAGGCCAAGGCTCAGAACCCTTCTAAGAAGAAGGCATCTTCCAAGAAAAAAGCAGAATCTG CCGTAGCAGTGGACTCTGGTCTGGATTCCCCCCTGTACCTGCCCTACAGGGCCCTGGCCTCTACCGTTAGCAGTATGGTGATCAGTCAGGGAGAGGCCCAGCGCCTCATAGAGATCCTGTCTGACAAGGCTGGCATCAAACAAGACACCTGGCACATG GCTACTCAGAAGGGCGACCCGGTGGCTGTGATGAAGAAACAGTTAGAGGAGAATCAGAAACAGCTGGCAACTCAGCAAGAGGACGCCACCGCAACCAAGAACAGACTGAGGGAACTcaccaag GAGCTGTTTGCTGAGAAGTCCAAGGTGGCCAGTGTGGAAACCAGGCTGAGTTCGCAGCTCTCGTCCAGGGAGCAAGAGATGATCGCTCTGCAGGCTCGGATGCAGGCCTCCTACCAGGACCACGTAGCACAGACACAGAAACTCACCGCCAAG GTCATCAGTCTTCAGGAGCAGTTGGAGTCAGGTCCCACTGCCCAGCTGGCTTGTCTGCAGCAAGAGAACTCCATCCTCAGAGATGCCCTGAACCAGgccaccagccaggcagagagcaA acAGAATGCAGAGCTTGCCAAGCTGAGACAGGACTGTGCCAGACTGACCAAGGAGCtgggggagaggagtgagagCCTTCAAGCTGATGAGAAGGTCAAAAGAGGGCTGGAGACTAAGGTGTCTTCTGTAGAGAAACAACTTACTCTACTGCAG GCCAGCCGTGTAGAGAGTGAGCAGGTGCTGCAGAGGAGGCTGGAGGAGGTTAGTGAGGAGTTGAGGAGTTCACAGAGCACCCTGGAGAAAGCCCAGCAGGACGCTACCACCCTCTCAG ACATCCAGGTCCATCTGGGCAGGATAGAGGCTGATCTGAAAGAGCGTAGTGCCCAGGTGGAGGCCCTAACAGCCCAGCTGGAGCAGACCAAGCTGGAGAAGGGACAACTGGAGGATCAGGTAGAATCCATCAACGTGCTGCTGGAGGCCAGCCACAACAGAGACGTGGACGAGGACACGGAG ATGTGGAGTTGGTCTTTTCTCAACAACACCAATCATTTATCTTCCAGTCTTcaggacagagacagtcagtTGGCATCACTCCAACAGGAGCTGAAGCAGCTCCAAGAAATGAAACAGGAGGCTACT GCAGTCGCTACAGCCGAGACAGAGTGGGCACCTAAAAG TGAGGAAGCAAGCCTGGTGGCATCACTTCAGGAAGAACTGAAGCAGCTTAAAGAAGAGATGGAGCAACTTAAAAACTCTCCC GCTGATGTCACTGGAGAGACGGAACAGCTACTCAACAG TCTGAAGGAGAGAACGAGCCAAGACGCATCAACAGAAGACGTGAAGCAACTCAAAGAAACATCAGAGCAGGCCCAGAGCAGCCCTGCT TCCGACAACACCGCAGAACTGGCGGCGCTACAAACCAG GTTGTTTATTAGTCTGGCAGAGAGGGACGCTATGATGGCATCACTACAGGTGGAGCTAAGGGAAGCCAGGGACCAATCGCGGAAGGTACAGGAGACCCTCGCTCAGGTCCAGCAGAGCCAGGAATCAGAGCTGAGCACAGAGCTGCCG GAGCTGTTGGAGAAACTGAAGGAAGCAGAGGACAGCCACGGGACACTGCAGGCAGAGTGTGACCAGTACAGAACAGTCCTCGCTGAAACA GAAGGAATGCTGAAGTGCCTTCAGAAGAGTGTTGAGCAGGAGGAGCTGGTGTGGAAATCCAAGATTGCTGACTCTGAGGACCAGTTGAAGAAG GCCCTGGAACAAGTGCACACTCTGAAGGAGACTGCAGAGAGCTTGAAGGCAGAGAACCAAAGCATAGAACAG ctgAAGGAGCAGTTGATGTTGTTGGAAGCCCAATTGGAGAAACAGTCCGAGACCGCCCCGACAGAGGAGGAAATGGCACCG TTGAAGCAGCTACTGTCAGAGTCTCAGAGTCCGCTGGAGTCAGCCCAGACGGAAGCCCAGACGCACAAGGAAGTGCTGGCTACG GTCAGAGGTCAGCTGAGCGAGGCGATGATGTGTGCTCAGAGCCAGGAGGCAGTCCCTGAAACCAGGGCACAGAACAGCCAATCAGAGCCTGAG GTCCAGTCCCAGTTGAATCAGACCACAGAGGAGTTTGAACAG GCTCAGAAGACAGTTGCAGAGCTCCAGGCTCAGCTGGACCTGCTGAAAGAGGCAGGAGACTCCCCACAGGCCAACACAGAGGACGTAGCTCAACTAAAG gagcgcctacagaaagagagaaaactaATCAAAGATCTTGGCCAAGCAGCCACCAAACTCCAGCAGCTCTTAAAGTACACTCAGGAGCAGCTCGCCAAAGAGAGGAACAAACACCGCACACTACAGGACCACTCTGATGAGACCAAG AGTACAGTGCTGAAGGAAGGAACATCTGTTTAA
- the LOC106611598 gene encoding ribosome-binding protein 1 isoform X3, which yields MELYDPQTLGIMVFGGFMVISALGIVLVSTFSMKETSYEEALAQQRRELGKMAPPSQLTKKDKKKDKASEKKNRGKKKEDKPNGKLPESEPEEVPVAEPEPEPTPAPERVTAPAPAPEPTTHPVPTAVEAPPAPAPKKKKEKKVAKVEPAQATTTPVAPSKPAPVLEAVTKEVPVMAVPPVGSQQTAAKAQEAKAQEAKAQEAKAQEAKAQEAKAQEAKAQEAKAQNPSKKKASSKKKAESAVAVDSGLDSPLYLPYRALASTVSSMVISQGEAQRLIEILSDKAGIKQDTWHMATQKGDPVAVMKKQLEENQKQLATQQEDATATKNRLRELTKELFAEKSKVASVETRLSSQLSSREQEMIALQARMQASYQDHVAQTQKLTAKVISLQEQLESGPTAQLACLQQENSILRDALNQATSQAESKQNAELAKLRQDCARLTKELGERSESLQADEKVKRGLETKVSSVEKQLTLLQASRVESEQVLQRRLEEVSEELRSSQSTLEKAQQDATTLSDIQVHLGRIEADLKERSAQVEALTAQLEQTKLEKGQLEDQVESINVLLEASHNRDVDEDTEMWSWSFLNNTNHLSSSLQDRDSQLASLQQELKQLQEMKQEATAVATAETEWAPKSEEASLVASLQEELKQLKEEMEQLKNSPADVTGETEQLLNSLKERTSQDASTEDVKQLKETSEQAQSSPAQSDNTAELAALQTRLFISLAERDAMMASLQVELREARDQSRKVQETLAQVQQSQESELSTELPELLEKLKEAEDSHGTLQAECDQYRTVLAETEGMLKCLQKSVEQEELVWKSKIADSEDQLKKALEQVHTLKETAESLKAENQSIEQLKEQLMLLEAQLEKQSETAPTEEEMAPLKQLLSESQSPLESAQTEAQTHKEVLATVRGQLSEAMMCAQSQEAVPETRAQNSQSEPEVQSQLNQTTEEFEQAQKTVAELQAQLDLLKEAGDSPQANTEDVAQLKERLQKERKLIKDLGQAATKLQQLLKYTQEQLAKERNKHRTLQDHSDETKSTVLKEGTSV from the exons ATGGAGCTGTATGACCCTCAGACGCTAGGCATCATGGTATTTGGAGGCTTCATGGTCATCTCAGCCCTCGGCATCGTCCTGGTCTCCACCTTCTCCATGAAG GAGACCTCGTATGAGGAGGCTCTGGCCCAGCAGCGTAGAGAGCTGGGCAAAATGGCACCTCCCAGCCAACTGACCAAGAAGGACAAGAAGAAGGACAAG GCATCTGAGAAGAAGAACCGTGGTAAGAAGAAGGAAGACAAGCCCAATGGGAAGCTGCCAGAATCGGAACCAGAGGAGGTCCCAGTGGCCGAGCCTGAACCTGAACCAACCCCAGCCCCAGAAAGAGTCACTGCTCCTGCCCCTGCCCCTGAACCAACCACTCACCCAGTTCCCACTGCCGTAGAGGCCCCACCTGCCCCTGcaccaaagaagaagaaggagaagaaggtggCCAAGGTAGAGCCAGCTCAGGCAACCACCACACCCGTTGCCCCCTCCAAGCCTGCACCAGTCCTGGAGGCTGTCACCAAGGAGGTCCCCGTGATGGCAGTGCCCCCAGTTGGCTCCCAGCAGACTGCAGCCAAGGCTCAGGAGGCCAAGGCTCAGGAGGCCAAGGCTCAGGAGGCCAAGGCTCAGGAGGCCAAGGCTCAGGAGGCCAAGGCTCAGGAGGCCAAGGCTCAGGAGGCCAAGGCTCAGAACCCTTCTAAGAAGAAGGCATCTTCCAAGAAAAAAGCAGAATCTG CCGTAGCAGTGGACTCTGGTCTGGATTCCCCCCTGTACCTGCCCTACAGGGCCCTGGCCTCTACCGTTAGCAGTATGGTGATCAGTCAGGGAGAGGCCCAGCGCCTCATAGAGATCCTGTCTGACAAGGCTGGCATCAAACAAGACACCTGGCACATG GCTACTCAGAAGGGCGACCCGGTGGCTGTGATGAAGAAACAGTTAGAGGAGAATCAGAAACAGCTGGCAACTCAGCAAGAGGACGCCACCGCAACCAAGAACAGACTGAGGGAACTcaccaag GAGCTGTTTGCTGAGAAGTCCAAGGTGGCCAGTGTGGAAACCAGGCTGAGTTCGCAGCTCTCGTCCAGGGAGCAAGAGATGATCGCTCTGCAGGCTCGGATGCAGGCCTCCTACCAGGACCACGTAGCACAGACACAGAAACTCACCGCCAAG GTCATCAGTCTTCAGGAGCAGTTGGAGTCAGGTCCCACTGCCCAGCTGGCTTGTCTGCAGCAAGAGAACTCCATCCTCAGAGATGCCCTGAACCAGgccaccagccaggcagagagcaA acAGAATGCAGAGCTTGCCAAGCTGAGACAGGACTGTGCCAGACTGACCAAGGAGCtgggggagaggagtgagagCCTTCAAGCTGATGAGAAGGTCAAAAGAGGGCTGGAGACTAAGGTGTCTTCTGTAGAGAAACAACTTACTCTACTGCAG GCCAGCCGTGTAGAGAGTGAGCAGGTGCTGCAGAGGAGGCTGGAGGAGGTTAGTGAGGAGTTGAGGAGTTCACAGAGCACCCTGGAGAAAGCCCAGCAGGACGCTACCACCCTCTCAG ACATCCAGGTCCATCTGGGCAGGATAGAGGCTGATCTGAAAGAGCGTAGTGCCCAGGTGGAGGCCCTAACAGCCCAGCTGGAGCAGACCAAGCTGGAGAAGGGACAACTGGAGGATCAGGTAGAATCCATCAACGTGCTGCTGGAGGCCAGCCACAACAGAGACGTGGACGAGGACACGGAG ATGTGGAGTTGGTCTTTTCTCAACAACACCAATCATTTATCTTCCAGTCTTcaggacagagacagtcagtTGGCATCACTCCAACAGGAGCTGAAGCAGCTCCAAGAAATGAAACAGGAGGCTACT GCAGTCGCTACAGCCGAGACAGAGTGGGCACCTAAAAG TGAGGAAGCAAGCCTGGTGGCATCACTTCAGGAAGAACTGAAGCAGCTTAAAGAAGAGATGGAGCAACTTAAAAACTCTCCC GCTGATGTCACTGGAGAGACGGAACAGCTACTCAACAG TCTGAAGGAGAGAACGAGCCAAGACGCATCAACAGAAGACGTGAAGCAACTCAAAGAAACATCAGAGCAGGCCCAGAGCAGCCCTGCT CAGTCCGACAACACCGCAGAACTGGCGGCGCTACAAACCAG GTTGTTTATTAGTCTGGCAGAGAGGGACGCTATGATGGCATCACTACAGGTGGAGCTAAGGGAAGCCAGGGACCAATCGCGGAAGGTACAGGAGACCCTCGCTCAGGTCCAGCAGAGCCAGGAATCAGAGCTGAGCACAGAGCTGCCG GAGCTGTTGGAGAAACTGAAGGAAGCAGAGGACAGCCACGGGACACTGCAGGCAGAGTGTGACCAGTACAGAACAGTCCTCGCTGAAACA GAAGGAATGCTGAAGTGCCTTCAGAAGAGTGTTGAGCAGGAGGAGCTGGTGTGGAAATCCAAGATTGCTGACTCTGAGGACCAGTTGAAGAAG GCCCTGGAACAAGTGCACACTCTGAAGGAGACTGCAGAGAGCTTGAAGGCAGAGAACCAAAGCATAGAACAG ctgAAGGAGCAGTTGATGTTGTTGGAAGCCCAATTGGAGAAACAGTCCGAGACCGCCCCGACAGAGGAGGAAATGGCACCG TTGAAGCAGCTACTGTCAGAGTCTCAGAGTCCGCTGGAGTCAGCCCAGACGGAAGCCCAGACGCACAAGGAAGTGCTGGCTACG GTCAGAGGTCAGCTGAGCGAGGCGATGATGTGTGCTCAGAGCCAGGAGGCAGTCCCTGAAACCAGGGCACAGAACAGCCAATCAGAGCCTGAG GTCCAGTCCCAGTTGAATCAGACCACAGAGGAGTTTGAACAG GCTCAGAAGACAGTTGCAGAGCTCCAGGCTCAGCTGGACCTGCTGAAAGAGGCAGGAGACTCCCCACAGGCCAACACAGAGGACGTAGCTCAACTAAAG gagcgcctacagaaagagagaaaactaATCAAAGATCTTGGCCAAGCAGCCACCAAACTCCAGCAGCTCTTAAAGTACACTCAGGAGCAGCTCGCCAAAGAGAGGAACAAACACCGCACACTACAGGACCACTCTGATGAGACCAAG AGTACAGTGCTGAAGGAAGGAACATCTGTTTAA
- the LOC106611598 gene encoding ribosome-binding protein 1 isoform X9: protein MELYDPQTLGIMVFGGFMVISALGIVLVSTFSMKETSYEEALAQQRRELGKMAPPSQLTKKDKKKDKASEKKNRGKKKEDKPNGKLPESEPEEVPVAEPEPEPTPAPERVTAPAPAPEPTTHPVPTAVEAPPAPAPKKKKEKKVAKVEPAQATTTPVAPSKPAPVLEAVTKEVPVMAVPPVGSQQTAAKAQEAKAQEAKAQEAKAQEAKAQEAKAQEAKAQEAKAQNPSKKKASSKKKAESAVAVDSGLDSPLYLPYRALASTVSSMVISQGEAQRLIEILSDKAGIKQDTWHMATQKGDPVAVMKKQLEENQKQLATQQEDATATKNRLRELTKELFAEKSKVASVETRLSSQLSSREQEMIALQARMQASYQDHVAQTQKLTAKVISLQEQLESGPTAQLACLQQENSILRDALNQATSQAESKQNAELAKLRQDCARLTKELGERSESLQADEKVKRGLETKVSSVEKQLTLLQASRVESEQVLQRRLEEVSEELRSSQSTLEKAQQDATTLSDIQVHLGRIEADLKERSAQVEALTAQLEQTKLEKGQLEDQVESINVLLEASHNRDVDEDTEMWSWSFLNNTNHLSSSLQDRDSQLASLQQELKQLQEMKQEATVSSAVATAETEWAPKSEEASLVASLQEELKQLKEEMEQLKNSPADVTGETEQLLNSLKERTSQDASTEDVKQLKETSEQAQSSPAQSDNTAELAALQTRLFISLAERDAMMASLQVELREARDQSRKVQETLAQVQQSQESELSTELPELLEKLKEAEDSHGTLQAECDQYRTVLAETEGMLKCLQKSVEQEELVWKSKIADSEDQLKKALEQVHTLKETAESLKAENQSIEQLKEQLMLLEAQLEKQSETAPTEEEMAPLKQLLSESQSPLESAQTEAQTHKEVLATVQSQLNQTTEEFEQAQKTVAELQAQLDLLKEAGDSPQANTEDVAQLKERLQKERKLIKDLGQAATKLQQLLKYTQEQLAKERNKHRTLQDHSDETKSTVLKEGTSV, encoded by the exons ATGGAGCTGTATGACCCTCAGACGCTAGGCATCATGGTATTTGGAGGCTTCATGGTCATCTCAGCCCTCGGCATCGTCCTGGTCTCCACCTTCTCCATGAAG GAGACCTCGTATGAGGAGGCTCTGGCCCAGCAGCGTAGAGAGCTGGGCAAAATGGCACCTCCCAGCCAACTGACCAAGAAGGACAAGAAGAAGGACAAG GCATCTGAGAAGAAGAACCGTGGTAAGAAGAAGGAAGACAAGCCCAATGGGAAGCTGCCAGAATCGGAACCAGAGGAGGTCCCAGTGGCCGAGCCTGAACCTGAACCAACCCCAGCCCCAGAAAGAGTCACTGCTCCTGCCCCTGCCCCTGAACCAACCACTCACCCAGTTCCCACTGCCGTAGAGGCCCCACCTGCCCCTGcaccaaagaagaagaaggagaagaaggtggCCAAGGTAGAGCCAGCTCAGGCAACCACCACACCCGTTGCCCCCTCCAAGCCTGCACCAGTCCTGGAGGCTGTCACCAAGGAGGTCCCCGTGATGGCAGTGCCCCCAGTTGGCTCCCAGCAGACTGCAGCCAAGGCTCAGGAGGCCAAGGCTCAGGAGGCCAAGGCTCAGGAGGCCAAGGCTCAGGAGGCCAAGGCTCAGGAGGCCAAGGCTCAGGAGGCCAAGGCTCAGGAGGCCAAGGCTCAGAACCCTTCTAAGAAGAAGGCATCTTCCAAGAAAAAAGCAGAATCTG CCGTAGCAGTGGACTCTGGTCTGGATTCCCCCCTGTACCTGCCCTACAGGGCCCTGGCCTCTACCGTTAGCAGTATGGTGATCAGTCAGGGAGAGGCCCAGCGCCTCATAGAGATCCTGTCTGACAAGGCTGGCATCAAACAAGACACCTGGCACATG GCTACTCAGAAGGGCGACCCGGTGGCTGTGATGAAGAAACAGTTAGAGGAGAATCAGAAACAGCTGGCAACTCAGCAAGAGGACGCCACCGCAACCAAGAACAGACTGAGGGAACTcaccaag GAGCTGTTTGCTGAGAAGTCCAAGGTGGCCAGTGTGGAAACCAGGCTGAGTTCGCAGCTCTCGTCCAGGGAGCAAGAGATGATCGCTCTGCAGGCTCGGATGCAGGCCTCCTACCAGGACCACGTAGCACAGACACAGAAACTCACCGCCAAG GTCATCAGTCTTCAGGAGCAGTTGGAGTCAGGTCCCACTGCCCAGCTGGCTTGTCTGCAGCAAGAGAACTCCATCCTCAGAGATGCCCTGAACCAGgccaccagccaggcagagagcaA acAGAATGCAGAGCTTGCCAAGCTGAGACAGGACTGTGCCAGACTGACCAAGGAGCtgggggagaggagtgagagCCTTCAAGCTGATGAGAAGGTCAAAAGAGGGCTGGAGACTAAGGTGTCTTCTGTAGAGAAACAACTTACTCTACTGCAG GCCAGCCGTGTAGAGAGTGAGCAGGTGCTGCAGAGGAGGCTGGAGGAGGTTAGTGAGGAGTTGAGGAGTTCACAGAGCACCCTGGAGAAAGCCCAGCAGGACGCTACCACCCTCTCAG ACATCCAGGTCCATCTGGGCAGGATAGAGGCTGATCTGAAAGAGCGTAGTGCCCAGGTGGAGGCCCTAACAGCCCAGCTGGAGCAGACCAAGCTGGAGAAGGGACAACTGGAGGATCAGGTAGAATCCATCAACGTGCTGCTGGAGGCCAGCCACAACAGAGACGTGGACGAGGACACGGAG ATGTGGAGTTGGTCTTTTCTCAACAACACCAATCATTTATCTTCCAGTCTTcaggacagagacagtcagtTGGCATCACTCCAACAGGAGCTGAAGCAGCTCCAAGAAATGAAACAGGAGGCTACTGTAAGTTCT GCAGTCGCTACAGCCGAGACAGAGTGGGCACCTAAAAG TGAGGAAGCAAGCCTGGTGGCATCACTTCAGGAAGAACTGAAGCAGCTTAAAGAAGAGATGGAGCAACTTAAAAACTCTCCC GCTGATGTCACTGGAGAGACGGAACAGCTACTCAACAG TCTGAAGGAGAGAACGAGCCAAGACGCATCAACAGAAGACGTGAAGCAACTCAAAGAAACATCAGAGCAGGCCCAGAGCAGCCCTGCT CAGTCCGACAACACCGCAGAACTGGCGGCGCTACAAACCAG GTTGTTTATTAGTCTGGCAGAGAGGGACGCTATGATGGCATCACTACAGGTGGAGCTAAGGGAAGCCAGGGACCAATCGCGGAAGGTACAGGAGACCCTCGCTCAGGTCCAGCAGAGCCAGGAATCAGAGCTGAGCACAGAGCTGCCG GAGCTGTTGGAGAAACTGAAGGAAGCAGAGGACAGCCACGGGACACTGCAGGCAGAGTGTGACCAGTACAGAACAGTCCTCGCTGAAACA GAAGGAATGCTGAAGTGCCTTCAGAAGAGTGTTGAGCAGGAGGAGCTGGTGTGGAAATCCAAGATTGCTGACTCTGAGGACCAGTTGAAGAAG GCCCTGGAACAAGTGCACACTCTGAAGGAGACTGCAGAGAGCTTGAAGGCAGAGAACCAAAGCATAGAACAG ctgAAGGAGCAGTTGATGTTGTTGGAAGCCCAATTGGAGAAACAGTCCGAGACCGCCCCGACAGAGGAGGAAATGGCACCG TTGAAGCAGCTACTGTCAGAGTCTCAGAGTCCGCTGGAGTCAGCCCAGACGGAAGCCCAGACGCACAAGGAAGTGCTGGCTACG GTCCAGTCCCAGTTGAATCAGACCACAGAGGAGTTTGAACAG GCTCAGAAGACAGTTGCAGAGCTCCAGGCTCAGCTGGACCTGCTGAAAGAGGCAGGAGACTCCCCACAGGCCAACACAGAGGACGTAGCTCAACTAAAG gagcgcctacagaaagagagaaaactaATCAAAGATCTTGGCCAAGCAGCCACCAAACTCCAGCAGCTCTTAAAGTACACTCAGGAGCAGCTCGCCAAAGAGAGGAACAAACACCGCACACTACAGGACCACTCTGATGAGACCAAG AGTACAGTGCTGAAGGAAGGAACATCTGTTTAA